The proteins below come from a single Cognatishimia sp. WU-CL00825 genomic window:
- a CDS encoding NADP-dependent isocitrate dehydrogenase: protein MHFARSTGQARKLGAPDNRDSHYWFARYWAEALAAQTDDVELANPPPRGFAAKRLPALRTQKELLVISTICTFQRLKRTIRCGGGGEFGVVLLV from the coding sequence ATGCACTTTGCCCGTTCAACAGGCCAAGCCCGCAAGCTCGGCGCGCCGGACAACCGCGACAGCCACTATTGGTTTGCACGCTATTGGGCCGAAGCCCTGGCGGCGCAAACAGATGACGTTGAGCTGGCAAATCCCCCCCCCCGAGGTTTCGCCGCGAAACGGTTGCCTGCGCTGCGTACGCAAAAGGAACTTTTGGTTATTTCTACAATTTGTACGTTTCAGAGGCTCAAACGTACGATTCGTTGTGGGGGGGGAGGTGAGTTCGGAGTGGTGTTATTAGTCTAA
- a CDS encoding APC family permease yields MVKNPIPLAQVKAPPTTSLNRSLTLPLLTLYGLGVTVGAGIYVLIGVTAAQAGPYAWIAFLLAASVVGFTAFSYAELATRYPVSAGESAYVDAGFGRANLATAIGILVAISGLVSASAITVGASGYLGSLTGVEPSALILGIVTTMGLLAWWGITQSVVVAGIVTVIEILGLFVVIGWSMAMTERLGVSPKDLIPPLWGSHWMGIISATVLAFFAFIGFEDMVNVAEEVEEPRRTLPKAIIYTLVIATILYLATCVAVTMAVPMEALAGSSAPLALVFADAPEAMQISFTAIAVVATVNGVLIQMIMVSRVIYGMADRGRLPAGFARLSVRTQTPSVATAFVAICILGLSLFLPIARLAEWTSQIVLSVFVCVNLALIAIKRRAEPADDHFSIPLLVPVCGAIISVILLVVSLF; encoded by the coding sequence ATGGTCAAGAATCCAATCCCGTTGGCGCAAGTCAAAGCACCTCCGACAACGTCACTCAATCGGTCATTGACCCTTCCACTTCTCACACTCTACGGGCTGGGGGTTACTGTTGGCGCCGGGATTTACGTCCTGATTGGCGTCACTGCAGCACAAGCTGGCCCATATGCTTGGATCGCATTTTTGCTCGCGGCGAGTGTCGTCGGATTCACAGCCTTCTCCTATGCTGAACTCGCGACACGTTATCCGGTCAGTGCTGGCGAGTCCGCCTACGTAGATGCGGGCTTCGGCCGCGCGAATCTCGCAACTGCAATCGGTATTCTCGTTGCAATTTCAGGGTTGGTTTCGGCATCAGCCATCACGGTTGGGGCTTCCGGATACTTGGGCAGCCTGACAGGCGTGGAACCTTCCGCCCTCATCTTGGGAATCGTGACCACGATGGGATTACTGGCATGGTGGGGGATCACCCAATCTGTTGTCGTCGCAGGCATTGTCACAGTCATCGAAATTCTTGGCCTGTTTGTTGTGATCGGCTGGAGCATGGCCATGACGGAAAGACTGGGCGTCTCTCCAAAAGACTTGATACCACCTCTATGGGGCAGTCACTGGATGGGCATCATCAGCGCGACGGTGCTCGCCTTTTTTGCGTTCATCGGTTTCGAAGACATGGTGAATGTTGCAGAAGAGGTTGAAGAACCGCGCCGAACACTTCCAAAAGCGATCATCTATACGCTCGTCATTGCGACCATCCTCTACTTGGCCACTTGTGTCGCAGTGACAATGGCAGTCCCGATGGAGGCGCTTGCGGGGTCATCTGCGCCATTAGCCCTCGTCTTTGCTGATGCCCCAGAAGCAATGCAGATCAGCTTCACAGCCATTGCTGTCGTGGCAACGGTGAATGGGGTGTTGATCCAGATGATCATGGTGTCCCGCGTCATCTATGGCATGGCTGATCGCGGCCGGTTGCCCGCCGGTTTCGCGCGCCTATCGGTCCGCACACAAACACCCTCTGTCGCCACCGCATTTGTCGCAATCTGCATCCTCGGCCTCAGTCTGTTTCTACCAATTGCACGCCTTGCAGAGTGGACATCACAAATCGTTCTAAGCGTGTTCGTATGTGTCAATTTAGCTCTGATTGCCATCAAGCGCCGGGCCGAACCTGCGGATGATCATTTTTCGATACCACTGCTGGTCCCGGTATGCGGGGCAATCATCAGCGTTATCTTGTTGGTCGTATCGCTATTCTGA
- a CDS encoding GntR family transcriptional regulator, giving the protein MTYTLLRQAIEKGRLNPGRVIVESSIAKLIGASRTPVKAAIAQLHSEGRLARFSGRGFIVQTSDSEVDRRPITADTLGLASDEAGALKVRSSEKLYAEVEAELVRCAIRGRLRINESDAATHYGVGRTVMHEVLLQAQSNGLVVRDGSSRWHTVALDENRITALYELRMLLEPEALALTAGDIAPSKLDLIALRLTRATASYPNVSPADLFKMEEDLHIDCVTACPNQEISESLRRTNCLHLASRYVLGNEVDLPKAEPFFEEHLNIISAMQAKDFSIVKSETLRHLQIALPKVIARVQSAKMALEPLNLPFVSDINPASA; this is encoded by the coding sequence ATGACCTACACGCTCCTGAGGCAAGCCATTGAAAAAGGGCGGTTAAACCCTGGCCGTGTCATCGTTGAATCTTCTATAGCAAAACTGATTGGGGCGAGCCGAACACCAGTGAAAGCCGCAATTGCACAGCTGCATTCCGAAGGGCGCCTTGCACGATTTTCCGGGCGCGGCTTCATCGTTCAAACTTCAGACAGCGAGGTCGATCGCCGCCCGATCACCGCCGACACACTTGGACTGGCATCCGATGAAGCGGGTGCTCTCAAGGTACGATCCTCGGAAAAACTCTATGCTGAAGTCGAGGCGGAGCTTGTACGCTGCGCCATTCGCGGGCGGCTTCGAATCAATGAATCCGATGCGGCGACACACTACGGCGTAGGACGAACCGTCATGCACGAAGTACTGTTGCAAGCGCAGTCAAACGGGCTGGTGGTTCGCGACGGAAGTTCTCGCTGGCACACGGTTGCGCTTGACGAAAACCGCATCACCGCCCTCTACGAATTACGCATGCTGTTGGAACCTGAGGCATTGGCCTTAACCGCCGGAGATATTGCGCCTTCCAAGCTTGATCTAATTGCATTGCGTTTGACCCGAGCGACCGCGTCTTACCCAAATGTTAGTCCTGCTGATCTGTTTAAGATGGAGGAGGATCTTCATATTGATTGCGTGACTGCCTGTCCCAATCAAGAAATTTCAGAGTCCTTGAGACGTACCAATTGTTTGCATTTGGCAAGCCGTTACGTTTTGGGCAATGAAGTTGATCTCCCAAAAGCAGAACCGTTTTTTGAAGAGCACCTGAACATCATCTCTGCAATGCAGGCCAAAGACTTTAGTATTGTAAAAAGCGAGACTCTTCGACACCTTCAGATAGCCTTGCCCAAAGTTATCGCGCGTGTTCAATCCGCAAAAATGGCGCTGGAACCACTAAATTTGCCATTCGTCAGTGATATCAACCCAGCGTCGGCTTAG
- a CDS encoding DUF1330 domain-containing protein translates to MTSKIYTIAFYDEVHDETALQAYAELAAPAVLAAGARYLSRGEPVATYEAGQQARVTLLEWDSLEQALALYESPAYLEALEKLGGSVRRDIRIVPAFDRALLAADADDNGQVTDHTDGDS, encoded by the coding sequence TTGACAAGCAAGATTTACACCATCGCGTTTTACGACGAGGTCCATGACGAAACAGCTTTGCAGGCCTATGCCGAGCTCGCGGCTCCCGCTGTTTTGGCCGCCGGTGCGCGGTACCTTTCGCGAGGCGAGCCCGTTGCAACCTATGAGGCTGGCCAGCAGGCGCGTGTGACTTTGCTTGAATGGGACTCTTTAGAGCAAGCCCTCGCGCTGTATGAAAGCCCAGCCTATCTGGAGGCTTTGGAAAAACTTGGCGGATCGGTGCGTCGCGATATTCGGATCGTCCCTGCTTTCGATCGGGCGCTCTTGGCTGCCGACGCAGACGATAACGGTCAAGTTACTGATCATACGGATGGTGACTCCTGA
- a CDS encoding glycerol dehydrogenase gives MLKTMGFPSRYIQGPGALNQAGPLLCELGFKCPVVLCDETVRIIALPSLLNSLERAGHPSSVVIFPGEINHDTVAQCNQQVAGFAPDVVIGLGGGKAVDAAKAAAAQLDIPVVIAPTVASNDAPTSRLIVINDQNSTPTQIDFLKLNPMAILVDTEIIVNAPARFFAAGIGDAISKSLEAHQCSASGGENFFGTPPSATAIMLADQCYNVILTHSVSAYDDVKNHKVSQKVEELVEATVLLSGLGFESGGLSLAHALIRGITAIPSMGKNLHGEMVAFGALVQTVIEDRPQQALDQLIAILAYTNLPTTFADLGYEGDMRPADLDQMVAATLAHKYATNMTPALTAPRLKDALIKTNKLGISLRGHNAQPLELPQ, from the coding sequence ATGCTAAAGACGATGGGATTTCCCTCAAGATACATTCAGGGGCCAGGGGCGCTCAACCAGGCAGGCCCATTGCTCTGTGAGCTTGGCTTCAAATGCCCAGTTGTGCTCTGCGACGAAACGGTGCGAATAATTGCCTTACCGAGTTTGCTCAACAGTCTGGAGCGCGCGGGACATCCATCAAGCGTGGTCATATTCCCGGGCGAAATCAATCACGACACGGTGGCTCAATGCAATCAGCAGGTTGCTGGCTTCGCGCCTGATGTTGTGATCGGTCTCGGCGGCGGAAAGGCCGTGGATGCGGCCAAGGCGGCGGCGGCGCAACTGGATATTCCGGTCGTGATTGCCCCTACAGTCGCGTCCAACGATGCCCCGACTAGCCGATTGATTGTCATCAACGATCAAAACAGCACGCCAACCCAGATTGATTTCCTGAAGCTCAATCCGATGGCGATTTTGGTGGATACGGAAATTATCGTGAACGCACCGGCGCGTTTCTTTGCGGCGGGCATCGGCGACGCCATCAGCAAGAGTCTGGAGGCACATCAATGTTCAGCATCGGGGGGCGAGAACTTCTTTGGGACGCCGCCCTCTGCCACTGCGATTATGCTTGCGGACCAATGCTACAACGTAATCTTAACACACTCCGTAAGTGCTTATGATGATGTGAAAAATCACAAAGTCAGCCAGAAAGTTGAGGAGCTCGTCGAAGCAACGGTTCTGCTCAGCGGTCTTGGCTTTGAAAGCGGTGGCCTGTCCTTGGCGCATGCTTTGATCCGCGGGATCACGGCGATCCCGTCCATGGGTAAGAACCTGCATGGTGAAATGGTTGCTTTCGGCGCGCTAGTTCAAACCGTGATCGAGGATCGACCGCAACAGGCCTTGGATCAACTGATCGCCATTCTCGCTTACACCAATCTGCCGACGACATTCGCGGATTTAGGGTATGAGGGCGACATGAGGCCTGCGGATCTGGATCAGATGGTCGCGGCCACCCTCGCACATAAATATGCGACGAATATGACGCCGGCACTGACAGCGCCGCGCCTGAAAGACGCACTTATCAAAACGAATAAATTGGGGATATCACTACGAGGGCACAACGCGCAGCCCTTGGAGCTCCCCCAATAA
- a CDS encoding sugar ABC transporter substrate-binding protein, whose product MKRITTLLTGAASLALVAFGAQAETKIAHVPGGPHPFFADWEPASMAAKEDFNLGAADYRFPQKWELNLQNDLLESLVTQGYNAFAIHPGDPVGSVPTLNELVGTGAPVIAVSACVNDPSDVSFCLASDAGVSAYTGTKHLIEAMGPGTKKIAHFTGWLVEPNTQLRIDGVAKAAAEAGVEIVQVIADIDAPEPAEEKIGAYLAAHGSEIDGVITTAWVPAVVASNAMRRIGDQRIKMVAIDHDEVVMDAIRDGYVVGSMLQNPYGQAYVAAFAADKLLNGCEVSADAPFADHPLTARFIDSGAPYVDAGNVDARADVDRAMTEELMRKVEADFLSCN is encoded by the coding sequence ATGAAACGCATCACTACACTTTTGACTGGAGCTGCGTCGCTCGCCCTTGTGGCATTTGGCGCACAAGCTGAGACCAAAATCGCCCATGTACCAGGCGGCCCACATCCGTTCTTTGCGGATTGGGAGCCCGCGTCGATGGCTGCGAAAGAAGACTTTAATCTTGGCGCAGCGGATTACAGATTCCCGCAAAAATGGGAATTGAACCTGCAAAACGACCTGCTCGAAAGCTTGGTCACTCAAGGATACAACGCCTTTGCAATTCACCCCGGCGACCCGGTTGGCAGCGTTCCGACATTGAACGAATTGGTGGGAACTGGCGCACCTGTGATCGCGGTTTCTGCCTGCGTGAATGACCCTTCTGACGTGTCTTTCTGCTTGGCATCTGATGCCGGTGTGTCGGCCTACACTGGGACAAAGCACCTGATTGAAGCGATGGGACCGGGCACGAAGAAGATTGCGCATTTCACCGGTTGGTTAGTTGAGCCAAACACGCAGTTGCGCATTGATGGTGTGGCAAAGGCCGCCGCTGAGGCTGGCGTTGAAATCGTTCAAGTCATCGCCGATATCGATGCGCCTGAGCCTGCCGAAGAGAAAATCGGTGCCTATCTCGCGGCCCATGGCTCTGAGATTGACGGCGTGATCACTACGGCGTGGGTGCCAGCCGTTGTGGCATCAAATGCCATGCGTCGCATCGGGGATCAGCGTATCAAGATGGTGGCGATTGACCATGATGAAGTGGTTATGGATGCCATCCGCGATGGCTATGTAGTTGGCTCGATGTTGCAAAACCCATACGGTCAAGCCTACGTCGCAGCGTTTGCCGCGGACAAGCTTTTGAACGGCTGTGAAGTTAGCGCGGATGCGCCATTTGCTGATCATCCTTTGACTGCGCGTTTCATAGACTCTGGTGCGCCATATGTGGACGCCGGAAATGTCGACGCCCGTGCAGATGTTGATCGCGCAATGACTGAAGAGTTGATGCGCAAAGTCGAAGCAGACTTCCTGAGCTGTAACTGA
- a CDS encoding ABC transporter permease — protein MSLVSFDAQKTVWGPTVRRLLLSNEFGLLLLIVVFGTLFYSVSSGFLSSFNLNSMSRAAAINVMIGFSMMAVIATGGLSLAVGAIGVCSAMVCGWLLQEIGMPWPFALIAAIAAGAMLGAINGTIEVKTRLHSFIVTLATMSLFFGIMIFLTQAQTYRGIPASFVSFGRMKVMGLSAMLGPALIVAVALIILYSFTRVGKEMLAAGAKPEAAMLSGVRVGRMIVLAHALSGGLAAIAALLLVARNGAAIPSMAGQQGQDWLLIAFLGPVLGGAVLTGGKISVVGAFLGAVLVTVLSNGLLLMQIGDFWLQATLGAVLLLAVLADLARRKFLERRAQ, from the coding sequence ATGTCCCTTGTATCTTTTGACGCTCAAAAAACGGTTTGGGGGCCGACCGTGAGGCGCCTGTTGCTGTCGAACGAGTTTGGCCTACTCTTGCTGATTGTGGTGTTTGGCACGTTGTTTTACTCTGTGTCGTCCGGTTTTCTATCCTCCTTCAATCTCAATTCCATGAGCCGTGCCGCCGCGATCAATGTTATGATCGGGTTTTCCATGATGGCTGTGATTGCGACAGGCGGGTTGAGTTTGGCCGTGGGCGCGATCGGCGTTTGCTCCGCCATGGTCTGCGGGTGGTTGCTGCAAGAAATTGGCATGCCTTGGCCCTTTGCGCTCATCGCCGCGATTGCGGCAGGAGCAATGCTGGGCGCGATCAACGGGACGATCGAGGTGAAAACACGGCTCCATAGTTTCATTGTGACACTGGCGACCATGAGCCTCTTCTTCGGGATCATGATCTTCCTGACGCAGGCTCAGACTTACCGCGGTATCCCCGCGTCCTTCGTCAGTTTTGGGCGCATGAAAGTCATGGGGCTGTCGGCGATGCTTGGGCCAGCTTTGATCGTCGCAGTTGCACTCATCATTTTGTACAGTTTTACCCGTGTCGGCAAAGAGATGTTGGCAGCAGGCGCGAAGCCGGAAGCCGCCATGCTCTCAGGCGTCCGTGTCGGGCGAATGATTGTGCTTGCCCACGCGCTTTCAGGCGGATTGGCTGCGATTGCAGCCCTCTTGTTGGTCGCCCGAAATGGTGCGGCTATTCCGTCGATGGCGGGTCAACAAGGCCAAGATTGGCTGCTCATTGCGTTCCTCGGGCCGGTGCTCGGAGGTGCGGTTCTAACGGGCGGAAAAATTTCGGTGGTTGGCGCGTTTCTGGGCGCTGTTCTTGTCACGGTCCTGAGCAATGGTTTGTTGTTGATGCAAATCGGTGATTTTTGGCTTCAAGCTACCCTTGGTGCAGTTCTGCTACTTGCGGTGCTTGCTGACCTGGCGCGCCGGAAGTTTCTTGAACGGAGAGCACAGTGA
- a CDS encoding ABC transporter permease, whose amino-acid sequence MSRLFVQSDWVTPLIVALSLGVLISLFNPAFLSTFNIQVLLEAVSINVLIALSQMVIIAIGQMNLSVGALGGLAAVIFAGLMEVFGIPPVLAGAMALGVGLAGGLLNGLLIGLTGISAFVITLATLSIFKGLNLAITQAQPFYEIPDSVKLFGNSTLFGPFPIIFIPAALTVILMVVFFNRLPVGRWLLAVGGNAHSAELSGISTTKTVVIAHAISGLLAACAGILLVARLQLGQPTIGDDWLIMSFAAPIIGGAILAGGHVSTVATVFGVLIVAQITQALVLFHIDPFLVQVVLGLMILAAVFANQWRESRLQRAGQE is encoded by the coding sequence ATGTCTCGTCTATTTGTACAAAGCGACTGGGTGACGCCCTTGATTGTGGCTCTTTCACTTGGTGTGCTCATCAGCCTGTTCAATCCGGCCTTCCTCTCCACATTCAACATCCAAGTGCTTTTGGAAGCTGTTTCAATCAACGTGTTGATTGCATTGTCGCAGATGGTGATTATTGCGATTGGCCAGATGAACCTCTCGGTCGGCGCATTGGGCGGATTGGCTGCTGTGATCTTCGCCGGCTTGATGGAAGTCTTTGGCATCCCACCGGTTTTGGCAGGTGCCATGGCGCTTGGCGTCGGGCTGGCGGGCGGTTTGCTCAACGGACTGCTCATCGGGCTGACAGGGATTTCCGCCTTTGTGATTACCCTTGCGACATTGTCGATTTTCAAAGGCCTCAACCTTGCGATCACGCAGGCCCAGCCGTTCTATGAAATTCCTGATTCTGTGAAGCTCTTTGGCAACTCGACCCTCTTTGGACCGTTCCCCATTATCTTCATACCTGCCGCTCTGACCGTAATTTTGATGGTGGTGTTCTTCAACAGGTTGCCGGTTGGTCGTTGGCTTCTCGCGGTTGGCGGCAATGCCCATTCCGCCGAACTTTCAGGTATTTCCACAACCAAAACCGTGGTCATTGCCCACGCTATTTCAGGTCTTCTGGCGGCCTGCGCCGGAATTTTGCTGGTCGCACGTTTACAGCTTGGGCAACCGACGATCGGAGATGATTGGCTAATCATGTCCTTCGCCGCGCCCATTATCGGTGGCGCGATCCTCGCGGGTGGACATGTGAGTACGGTAGCAACTGTGTTTGGGGTTCTCATTGTGGCCCAGATCACACAGGCGCTTGTGCTGTTTCACATCGACCCGTTCTTGGTTCAGGTGGTCTTAGGCCTGATGATTTTGGCGGCGGTCTTTGCCAACCAATGGCGCGAGTCGCGGTTGCAACGCGCGGGGCAGGAGTAG
- a CDS encoding sugar ABC transporter ATP-binding protein yields the protein MSNIAFEARAVSKFFPGVKALQGVSMQMREGSIHALLGENGAGKSTLIKLVTGVYSPDEGQLFAGSEPVNFARPHDAIAAGVGVVHQERNLIPRFSVAENMALSQLADHPITPIDYAQLNEQAKPWLDMLGLDIDPTTQVSRLSVAQMQMVEIAKALSQQTRVLLLDEPTASLTPMESKALFDVLHRLRDDGVSMLFVSHKLEEVKEICDTVSVLRDGKNAGENIAMENLERQDLIRLMIGREEGTAKARHRREGEQSVALELKDVSTAQGHKGINLDVKRCEIVGLYGLVGAGRTELAKAIMGAATITKGEVLRDGHTVEIDNPTDALHRHKIGYVSENRKDEGLILEHSVLENAGITVWRKSANRLGWLTRARIKKRTVPFLDKLAVKTPSLNQKVGNLSGGNQQKIAMAKWLAAGVEVLIVDEPTVGIDVKSKAYLHELLHELADDGTAVLLITSDLPEMISLADRILVMDDFIIKGDVTNTGDYKAMSQSVMEHIHHTKDELRRAKSALSR from the coding sequence ATGTCCAACATTGCATTCGAAGCGCGCGCAGTGAGTAAGTTTTTTCCCGGTGTGAAAGCGTTGCAGGGCGTCTCCATGCAAATGCGTGAGGGATCAATCCATGCGCTGCTGGGGGAAAATGGGGCGGGCAAATCCACGTTGATCAAACTTGTCACGGGCGTGTATAGCCCCGATGAAGGACAATTGTTCGCAGGTTCCGAGCCGGTGAATTTTGCCCGCCCTCATGACGCCATCGCCGCAGGCGTGGGGGTGGTTCATCAAGAGCGCAACCTGATCCCGCGATTTTCGGTGGCCGAGAATATGGCCCTGAGCCAGCTCGCCGATCATCCGATCACGCCGATTGATTATGCGCAGCTTAATGAACAAGCCAAGCCGTGGCTCGATATGCTCGGCCTCGATATCGATCCCACCACACAGGTCTCGCGGCTCAGTGTGGCCCAGATGCAAATGGTTGAGATCGCCAAGGCGCTGTCGCAACAGACCCGGGTTTTGCTGTTGGATGAGCCGACCGCCTCGCTCACGCCGATGGAATCTAAGGCATTGTTCGATGTGCTGCACCGATTGCGCGACGACGGGGTGAGTATGTTGTTTGTCAGCCATAAGCTCGAAGAGGTGAAGGAGATCTGCGACACGGTCAGCGTATTGCGTGATGGGAAGAACGCAGGTGAAAACATTGCGATGGAAAACCTAGAGCGGCAGGACTTGATTCGCTTGATGATTGGCCGCGAGGAAGGCACCGCCAAAGCCCGGCACCGTCGGGAAGGGGAGCAATCGGTTGCTCTGGAGCTCAAAGATGTGTCAACGGCCCAAGGACATAAGGGTATCAACCTGGACGTCAAACGCTGTGAAATTGTCGGTCTTTACGGGCTGGTCGGCGCGGGACGGACAGAGCTGGCCAAGGCGATTATGGGGGCCGCGACGATCACTAAAGGCGAGGTTCTACGGGACGGCCACACTGTTGAAATTGACAATCCGACGGACGCGCTGCATCGGCACAAGATTGGCTACGTCAGCGAGAACCGTAAGGATGAGGGGCTGATCCTAGAACATTCCGTTTTGGAAAACGCGGGCATCACGGTTTGGCGCAAATCAGCGAACCGTTTGGGATGGTTGACGCGCGCAAGGATCAAGAAACGGACCGTTCCCTTCTTGGACAAACTCGCGGTGAAAACGCCCTCGCTAAACCAAAAGGTCGGCAATCTCTCGGGCGGCAATCAACAGAAAATCGCCATGGCCAAATGGCTCGCGGCGGGTGTGGAAGTGTTGATTGTGGATGAGCCCACAGTGGGCATTGATGTGAAAAGCAAAGCCTATCTGCACGAATTGCTGCACGAGCTCGCCGATGATGGGACGGCCGTGTTGTTGATCACCAGTGATTTGCCTGAAATGATTTCGCTCGCGGATCGAATTTTGGTGATGGATGATTTTATCATCAAAGGCGACGTCACAAACACCGGTGATTATAAGGCCATGAGCCAATCGGTGATGGAGCACATTCACCACACTAAGGATGAATTGCGGCGGGCCAAATCGGCATTGTCGCGTTAG
- a CDS encoding aldo/keto reductase produces MKFNTIANSRLKLSQIGLGTGPLGGLYVESPRETAMQVLEAAWQRGIRYFDTAPFYGFGLAERRVGDFLQGKSSEDWTLSTKVGRLLKPNSSSSPDIAAFVNALKFGAEFDYTYDGIMRSIEDSYARLGLTKIDVAYVHDIGQFAHSAEMNEHYLGQLENGGFRALDELRSTGAIKAWGIGVNDVAICHDIMARADLDCILLAGRYTLLDRSGAELVAQCGARGVAIIAGGVFNSGILATGATEGAYFDYQPASSEIKARVATMDDIAQTRGHSLIQAALQFPIQAPAVASMLLGVDSVDKLQSNMNDLVQPLPDSAWADLERHALQG; encoded by the coding sequence ATGAAGTTCAACACCATTGCGAATAGCCGCCTTAAGTTGTCTCAGATTGGTCTGGGCACTGGCCCCTTGGGCGGGCTTTACGTCGAAAGCCCACGTGAGACGGCCATGCAGGTTTTGGAGGCCGCCTGGCAAAGGGGTATTCGTTATTTCGATACAGCGCCGTTTTATGGCTTCGGCTTGGCTGAACGCAGGGTCGGGGATTTCTTGCAAGGCAAAAGTTCCGAAGACTGGACCTTGTCGACCAAAGTGGGGCGACTGCTCAAACCGAACTCCAGTTCGTCGCCGGATATTGCGGCCTTCGTCAACGCGCTGAAGTTCGGGGCGGAATTCGATTACACTTATGACGGGATCATGCGGTCCATTGAGGACAGCTATGCCCGTCTGGGGCTGACGAAAATCGATGTGGCCTATGTACATGATATCGGCCAGTTCGCGCATTCCGCCGAAATGAACGAACACTACTTGGGTCAACTTGAAAACGGTGGCTTTCGGGCGCTGGACGAGCTGCGCTCAACTGGCGCGATCAAGGCGTGGGGCATCGGCGTCAACGACGTCGCCATCTGCCACGACATAATGGCGCGTGCGGATTTGGACTGCATCCTATTGGCCGGACGCTATACGCTGCTGGATCGATCCGGTGCGGAACTTGTGGCTCAATGCGGCGCTCGCGGTGTCGCAATCATCGCAGGCGGGGTCTTCAACTCAGGCATCTTGGCGACGGGGGCGACAGAGGGGGCCTATTTCGACTATCAGCCCGCCAGCTCTGAGATCAAAGCACGCGTCGCGACCATGGACGACATCGCCCAGACGCGAGGACATAGCCTCATTCAAGCGGCACTGCAGTTCCCGATTCAAGCTCCCGCCGTAGCCAGCATGCTGCTTGGTGTCGACAGTGTGGACAAGCTTCAAAGCAACATGAACGACCTCGTCCAACCGCTGCCCGACAGCGCTTGGGCCGATTTGGAGCGTCACGCCTTGCAAGGTTGA
- a CDS encoding amidohydrolase family protein, with translation MTKRDIIDPHHHLWSLEKDKYHWLRKPMPRGIYGDIESISKDYLLSDYRDDTKNYNLCASVHIEAHYDRSAPVEETAWITNVADEFGGPDAIVVYAALEAPNVQEVLDQHLAYGDRIKGVRQILCNHENPSYSFVDRADLMRDARWREGFGRLEGLGLTFDLLVYPHQLADAADLAEAFPETQIILEHGAMPHDRSAEGLAYWRAGLCKLAERENVTIKASGLGQTDWNWTQQSMGSMVCDIVDIFGPKRTMFASNFPVDKVYNSFDAYYAAYEAAVADLSADEKNDLFLGTADRVYRLGVAQN, from the coding sequence ATGACAAAACGGGATATTATCGATCCACATCACCACCTCTGGTCCTTGGAGAAAGACAAGTATCACTGGCTGCGTAAACCGATGCCGCGCGGCATTTACGGCGATATCGAGAGCATTTCGAAGGACTACCTTCTGAGTGATTACCGCGACGATACAAAAAACTACAATCTGTGCGCATCGGTGCATATCGAGGCCCATTATGATCGGTCTGCCCCTGTGGAAGAAACCGCGTGGATCACAAATGTGGCCGATGAATTTGGCGGCCCAGATGCCATCGTTGTCTATGCCGCACTTGAGGCTCCTAATGTCCAAGAAGTGCTGGATCAGCACCTTGCCTATGGCGATCGGATCAAAGGCGTTCGCCAAATTTTGTGCAACCACGAAAACCCCAGTTACAGCTTTGTTGACCGCGCGGATCTCATGCGCGACGCGCGGTGGCGAGAGGGATTTGGCCGCCTTGAAGGGCTTGGACTGACCTTTGATCTCTTGGTCTATCCGCACCAGCTTGCCGATGCAGCGGATCTTGCCGAGGCTTTCCCTGAGACGCAGATCATCTTGGAGCACGGCGCTATGCCACATGATCGGAGCGCCGAGGGGCTTGCCTATTGGCGCGCTGGCCTCTGCAAACTTGCCGAGCGAGAAAACGTTACGATCAAAGCTTCGGGCTTGGGGCAGACTGACTGGAACTGGACGCAACAGTCTATGGGATCGATGGTCTGCGATATCGTCGACATTTTTGGACCCAAGCGCACCATGTTCGCCAGCAACTTTCCCGTCGACAAGGTCTACAATAGCTTTGATGCCTACTACGCGGCCTATGAGGCGGCCGTGGCCGACCTCTCTGCGGATGAGAAAAACGATCTGTTCTTGGGAACTGCCGACCGCGTTTATCGGCTGGGTGTCGCGCAAAATTGA